The segment CGAGATGGATAGGCCGTCGAGTGAGATCACGTTCCAGGTGACGCCACCATCGGTCGACTTCGCGACGCCGCTGCTCGTCGCCGCCATCAGGACCTTCGGGTCGCCCACGGGCAGCGAGAGTTTGCGGAAGCCGAAGGTCCCTTCCCAGACCATCGACCACGTCGCGCCCGAGTCGGTGCTCTTGAACAATCGCGGTCCCGCTGCGGCCCACGCGACGCCGGGCGCGCGGGGATCGTAGGCGACGTCAGCGATCTGGCCGCCAACGAGCCCGTCGTTGTACGGCGTGAACCCGCAAGGCGGAGGCGGAGGCGTGCCCGCGTCGGGTCCTGGCGGCGGAGGCGGCGGGACGCTGGCGTCACACTCGCTCGGGGGCGGGGGCGGGGGCGAGCCCGCGTCCTTGCACTTCTTCTTCGGACCGTTGCCGGGCTTCTCCCAGTCGTGCGGCCACTGATCGTCCTTGTCGTCGCACTCATCGTCGTCGTGAGCGACAGGCGCCTTCTTCGAGAAGGCTTGCGCGCTGTCGGTGGACGACTCGTTCGAGCCGCAGCCCGCGGCGGCGCCGAGGCCGACGAGAGCAAGAACCGGCAAAACTCCGTTCAAGACCTGGATGCGCATCGACCCCTCCGCGTTCTGGGAACGCACGTCCGCGCGCCCTGCGAGCGAGCGCGTGAACAGCCACCGGTTCTATCCCGCCAGGGACAAAACGCCAGTCACCATCACGTTACCGAGGCGGGCACATTCCCGCACGCGGCAATCCGTTGATCTTCAGTGCCAATTTCGTGTGTCTGACTTTGACGCACGTGGTTGCTCGCTGGGTCCGGGAGCGGCCTGCGAGGTCTCAGCCTGCCGTCCGGCCGCTCGCGCGACCGAAGACGACATGGAGTGCTTGCATCGAACCCGATCGGCTCACCGACGCGCACGATTGTCGATGGCGGTGGACTACTTCGCGACCTTCATAACCGAACCGCCATGGGTGTTGGTCCAGTACACAGCGTCCTCGTCGAGCGCGAGGGTGGACGGGAACGCCAACTCCGAGACGAGGACCTCCGCCGTTGTCGAGGTGCCATCCTTCCGGACTCGCGCGACGATGCCCTTTCCGGCGGCGCCGCCGAAACAGGTAAAGTACACATGGGTCGCGTCGAGCGCGATGCCCCAGGGAGACGGTTGGTTCGACACCAGCGGCGCGGGTGTCGCAGCGCCGGCAGCCAGCTTGATGACTTCTCCGCCGACGCCCGTCACCCAGTAGATGCCCGAGGCGTCCGCGGCGACCCCGAGCGGCTCTCTTTGGTCGGCCACGATCGTGCGGCGACTGCCGGAGCCGTCCTTGGGCGCGCCGTAAAGAACGCCATCGGCAGCCGTGAAGCCGGGCGGGCCCGCGTCACCCGTGACCAAGGTCCCCCGGGCGCTCCACACAACCTCCCCGCCGGCCGTGGAGATACCCCACGGGTAGTTGCCAGCACTGGCGAGCGCGGGTGCGAGCCCTGCATCGGAAAGGCCCAGGACGGGCACCTTGCGGATCGTCGCCGAGTAGAGGTCGACAAAGAGAACGTCGGTGCCGTCGCGGAGGAGGCTTCCGGGGCTCGCGTTCGTCCTTGTCAGAACCAGCGCGTTGGCGCCGTCTTTGTCGACCCTGCCGACAATGCCGGGCACGCCAACGGTCGTATAGAAGACGTACGAGTCGTCGACGGCTAGGCGCTGCGGCGAGGCAAGACCAGCCACGAGCTGACGCTTGTCGCCACCATCCTTGCGAACCGAATAGACAGCGCCGCTAGTCGTGGCCTCTGCAAAGTAGACGCGCTGCGAATCGACGGCGACGCCGGCAGGCGAAGTTGCCGTGGCGACCAAGACCGCGCTGCACGCTCCGTTGGTGCAAGCTCCTCCGAGGCAGCTCCGAAAACACGCGCCGCAATGAGCCGGGTCGCTGGCTAGATCCTTGTTCGCGCACGCATCCACCGGCGCATCAGACGCTCCATCCGCAACGGATGCGTCGACGGCAGCCTCGTGCGAGACGCTGGCCTCCGGCGACGCCGCTTCGGCGGTCTCCGCCTGGCTCGCGGCGTCGCGACTGTCGTCACGCAGGGAGAGGATGTCCACCTCCGGACCCGCGCAGGCGTACGCAAGCAACCACGAGGCGGCGAGAGCCGACGAGACGACCGGTTTGGCGTTCAAAATGCGGCTCCTGCGCCCAGCGTAGGCGCCACGTAGACGCCCGCGAAGGCGACCGTGTCGACACGCCCAGGCGCGACGACGCGTCCGACCGGTCCCGAGAGGATGATCCCACCCTCGACGCCGCCTTCCACGAAGAGCGCCGACTCCGTCTGAAACAGGAGGCCGAGCGCGCCGTGGGGCGCCGAGAAGACCGACGCCACCGAGTCGGCCGCCGCGCCTCCCACGGTCGACGGAATCCCCTCGAGGCGCGCACTCCCGACGCGCAGGCCAACTCCCCCGCGCACCTTCCACCTGTCGCCAACGAGCGCGAATCCGTGAAGACCACCCGCCACGTCCACCACGCTGGCAGCGACGCCGCCGAGTTCGACTCTCGTGCGCCCTTGAACCGCGCTTAGGTCGAGCGACACACCGAGCCCTAGCCGACGCTCGGTTAGGTCACCGGCATAGCGCAACGTTCCTCCGAACTGGTTGATCTCGCCCACCACGCTCTTGCCCGCAGCGGCAACGCTGAGCGCGTGACGCTTGCGTGGGGTGCCGAGCGTGTTGGCAGGCGCCACCACGGTCGCGACCACGGGGACACGAGCGGCGACAGTCTCGCGCTCGACCTTCGGCGGCGGGGGCCCCGCCGGCTCGACCTTGGGCTCCGGATTGATAGCCGCCTCGGCCCAACTGGCGGCCACGAGCTCGGCGGCCGCGAGCGCCAACGCCCGCGCGCGAGCCGTGGCCGGAAATGCGGACAGGTCCACTTTCCGGAGCAGCGTCTTGCGCGTAAGAGGGTCGTCGACCTGGAGCAACGTTAGCGGCGGCGTGCATGCTACACGGACAAGCGTGACGTCATCCTGGGCGGCCACCACAACGGCACGCAGCTCCAATGCGAGCAGCTTCGCGGTCTCCGCCGCTGCGGCGAAGGGAGCACCGTCGGTGCCGACGCAGGCCTCCGTCGCGAGCGCGACGCGCGGCGACGCAGCGTCTTGCGCAGGTGCTTCGTTCGCGACGAGAACATGACTCGCCGCAAGCACCCCGGCCGCAGACCAACGGGCCCCCCGCCCGTTCACCGAAGGCCCCCGAAGCGCCTCACGCTGTCGAGACGGAGTCCCGCGGGGTAGGTCGCGACGTATTCCTCAGCCCGCGCACGCGCGCGCATGGCATCGCCGGCCAACGACGCGGCCTCCACTTCGCGAGCAAGGGCGTCTTCCGACATGGATCCGTTCTTGTCGAGGGCACGCGCTTCCGCGAAAGCTTCGGCGGCCTCCGCGGGCCGCTTCAAGTCTTGAAGCAGGACGCGACCGAGGGTGAACGCGGCGAGCTGAGCTCGTGAGTCGGAGCGGTGCTCGCGCACGATGCGGCGAAGCGGAGCGAGCGCCTCCTCGGGATGGTTGCTCAGCCTCGCAACGTCGGACGCGAGGAGGAGATCTTGCGCCTCGTCCTTCACGTCCCGGTGATCGACACGGAGGGCCTCATACGCGCGGACAAAGTCCCGTGCGTGCGCGAACGTGCGCCAATCGGTCGTCGAAGCCGCCGACTTCTTCTCAGGGACCTTCTGCGCGACGCGCTCCGCGCTCGGTGCGAGCGTCTCGCCGCCCTTTCCTTGCTCCGCAAGGCCTGCATCCGACGTCGCCTGTCCGAACGGCTCGACGGTTACGGGCGCGCGCGCGACGCGTTCATTGGATCGCAGCGCGGGCAAGGCGGGTGCAGACGAGACCGTCTCGACTGCGGTCGGAGCGGCGACGACGTTCGCGACCCAGCGACGCACGGCCGCCGCTGCGTTCGCGAGACCACCCGTGCCCGCGAGCGTCCCAACGAGCAACACGACGGCAAGTGACGCAACGATGGCGACGCGTCGAGCCTGGTCGCGCCGGCGCTTCCGCCGCCGAAGCCCAAGCGCCACGCGCTGGTCGCGCGCATCGTCCCAAGGCGGGGAGACCCGTACCCCGCGCACCTGATCTTCGAGCTCATTCATTGGGAAAACATCTCCCGGAGTTTAGCCTCGGCAGCGGCGATGCGACGCTTGGCCGTTGCGAGTGAGCAGCCGCACAGACGCGCGACATCCTCGAGCTTCTCCTCCTCGATATGACGAACAATCCACGCGACGCGTTCCTCCGCGGGAATTCGGTCAAGCGCCGCGTACACGCGCGTGAGCAACGCTCGCTGCTCGGGACTCGCGTCGGGCGACGCGACCTCCGCGTAGCTGGGGGCGTCATCGAAGCCCAATACGCCCTTGAGGCGTCGAACTGACAGACGGCGTTTGCATTTTCGGATGGCTACCACGCGGAGCCACCCGCGAATGGCCTGCGCGTCGCGAAGCTGCTGCAGGCCGCGCATCGCGTCGAGAAAGACGTCTTGCACGACGTCGTCCACATCGGAGTCTCGCCCAAGAACGCGATACGCCACCCCGGCGACGAAACGCCCGTGCTCACGGAACGCCTCGTCGAGGGTCAGGGGCGCCTGCGCCCCGGACGCGGCGGCGCTCTCAAGGGCCATGACTGCCACGCTATCCGGGTGACTCCGAATGACAACAACGGCTCACGGCAACGGGCGATTTTCGCAAAGGCCCGGAAATCGTTGCGATCCGCAACGGGCTGGCCTGAGGGCGCCCAACTCCAAACATGGATGCGTCACGACACAATGATCGCGACTCACCATCTTCGCGACGAGCGCCCGCGTGCCCCTTCGCGGCGCACTATCCGGCACGTTCGCGCGGCGGCCCGCCCGCGCCTTCGCGCCTTCGCGCCCGAGTCGCCCGCCCTCCGCTTCTAAAACGCGGCCACGGCGCCCACGTTGGGCCCGAAGGCCACGACCGTGAAGCTGCTCGCGTCGCGATCGACGATGCTCCCGAAGCCCATGCCGACGTCGGCCGTCGCTTCGAGCGCGAAGGACGGACCGAAGACGTGCCGGTAGCCGAAGCGACCGCGCGGCATGAAGAGCGAGAACACGAGGCCCGCCGAGTCGACCTTGTAGCGCTCGTAGGCGAGCCCGACCCCGGCGACGAGCGCGTCCGTCACATACGGGTCGAGGGCGATGCGCCACTCGAGACCGCCGAGGAGTGACAAGCCGCCGAAGGTCGACGCGGTCCCCTGCCCTTGAATCGACGTGTAGCCCACGTCACCGTGAACGGTCATCGACGGGCCCGTCGAGTAGCGAATCGTTCCCGCCACCATGTAGCCGGGGTCGACGCCGCGATTGCTGTTCTCGAAGGCCCAGAAGCGAGGTCCGACGGCGACGCCCAAGACCGGCCCGGTCCCCTTGCGGAGCGCGGAGCCGTTCGACTCGAGCTGGCGCGCCTCGAGCTTCTCGCGCCGATCGAGGACGCGCGCGGCATCGTGCCCGTTCATCTCCTTCGACGGCGCCACGTCGACGCCCGGCCCGCCGCCGCTCGTGTCGCCACCGGCGCTCACGCCGTCGCTGTTGGCCTTGACGCTGAAGCTCGCCCTCGCGCCGCCCTTCTTGAGCGTCGGATCTTCGACGATCTCGGGCTTCTCGTCGGCGGCGGGATCGCCCCGCAACCGCTCCAGGCGATCGCGGATGTCGGGCGCGTCTTGCGCATCGGGCAAGGCCGTGAGGTAGACGCGGTAGTCCTCGATGGCCGGTATGGGATGCCCAAGCTTCTCGTGGCACAGGCCTCGATCGCGCCTCACCGTGGGATCGTTCGACCCCTTGAGCGAAGCGTCGAAGGCATCGAGGGCACCCTTGCAATCGCCTTGCTTCAGCCGGGCGCGCCCGACCTGAATCTGCCTCGAGGCCTCGAGATCGTGGAGCATGACGAGGCGGCCCAAGGCGTTGCCTCGGTTGTCCGTCAGCTCCGGTTTCCCGGACTTCTTCGTTTGCGCGCTCGCATCGCCTGACCAGGCGACGGAGGCCGCCGCAAAGGCCAGGAGCGCCAAGGACGAACGCGTGAGGCGCGACGGGGGACGCAGACCGAGAGACGACCAACCGAGAGACGAAAGGATTCGCATGCAGGGTCGATCGTACGTCGCCGCCCTCCAAGACGACGAATTTTGGGCCGCGACGGGCGGTGGCGGGCGGGTAGCACGGCGGGGGCATGCGGCCGGACGGGGGCGGCCGGGCGGCGGCCGGGCCGGGGCGGGCGGGCCCGCGGGTCGACAAATTAGCATGCTAATTGTCGGCCAATTTCCCTGGAGCCGCGGGCCCTTGGCCGCGGTCCGGACCGGCGGCGCGCGGGCGCGGCCCTGGCCCGCATCCCCGGCCCCGCGGGGCGCGGTCCGTCCCACGCGGCCGGCCAAGGGGTGCTATGCATCATGAACCTTTTCGCCGTGGTCGGTCCCGGCCAAACCGGTCGGAGCCACCATGCGTGCCCTCTCCTCTCATCACCCGCCAAGCGCCTCCGCGGCGCGTGGCTCTCCCCTTCCCCGCCCGGCTCTGCGCCCCGCCCCGTCCTGCGCCTTCGGGCCCACGCGCCCGGAGTCCGCTTGACCGCGGCCGAAGCGCGCCGCGCACTCTTGCGAGACGGCGCGCTCCTCACGGGCGCCACCTGGGCCCGCGGCGTCTGCGACGCGGTGCGCCGCGAAGGTCGTCCAATCGCGGGCGGCTGGCCCGGCACGATGCCCGAGGCCCGCGCTCGCATCCGCGCGTATTTCGAAGCGGAGCTTTCGCGGAAGGGATTCGAGGGGATCTCGGTCGAGGAGGTACAATTCGCGTCGAGCCTCGCGTACCAGCGGGCCAAGCACGACTGGCGTCAGTACGAACCCGATGGAGACGAAGATGAAGAAACAGGGGATTCTGACGAAGATTGAGTCCGCCAAGGACGCCATCGCTGCCGCCGAAACGGATCTCGAGAAGGCCCTTGGTGATCTGCGCCGCTCGCCGCGCGCGGAGAAGACCACTGTGAGCGAGGTCATCGAGAGCGCGTTCCAAAAGCTCCGCGCCTCGCGGCTCGATCTGGCGGATCTCGAGGAGATCCTCACGAAAGAGAAAGACGACTGACGGCCCACCGCCCTGCCCTGAGGCGCTAGCGCTCGAACTCAGGCGCGACGCCCTACCGAGCCGCGCGACGAAGGCGAACCAGCGCGTCGTCGCATTTCCCGAGCGCGTCTTGCCCCTCGCGCAAGAGCCTCAAGCTCTCGTCGAGCTTTCCGAACAGCGCTCCCGCCGCGGCGCTCTCTTTGTCGACGCGGCCGGCCTTCACGTCGGCGAGGCCGCGCTCCGCCTCGGCCTTGCGCTCCATCGCGGCAGCCGTCTTCTCCGCAAACTCGAGGCACTGGGCCTTCGCGTCGCACGTCGCCTTCGCGCCACACGGCACCGAGACCAAGAGCGGCAAGAGCTCGCCCTTCTTCTCGTTCGGCGCCGCGCGCAATTGCTCCACGGCGCGCGACAAGAGGTCTGCCTCTTCCCGATCGCGCGATGGGCAACCGCCGAGCGCGACAGGGAGCCCGAGCAGCAACGTTAGCGCGAGGGGGCGCGCGCCGAGCAGCCGCGCGGCCTGGCGCGGCTCCGCGAGCTTGTTCCACGTCCGCTTCATCGAAGCTCGATCTTGCTCCACATCTCGCGCCGCATCTTCTCCTTGCGACGGTCGGTGCGGGTGATGATTCGCGCCACGCTCCACGCCGACAAGAGCTCGCCCTCTTGCCCGAGCGCAGGGAGCACGCTCGCGCCCACGACGAACGCGTTGCCAACGGGCACGCGCACGTCGTCGCCCGCGAGATCGAGGAGCCGTGATGGACTCACGTCGTAGAGCGGCGCCATGGGCTCGGCCGACGACACGCCGCCGCTG is part of the Myxococcales bacterium genome and harbors:
- a CDS encoding sigma-70 family RNA polymerase sigma factor, whose product is MALESAAASGAQAPLTLDEAFREHGRFVAGVAYRVLGRDSDVDDVVQDVFLDAMRGLQQLRDAQAIRGWLRVVAIRKCKRRLSVRRLKGVLGFDDAPSYAEVASPDASPEQRALLTRVYAALDRIPAEERVAWIVRHIEEEKLEDVARLCGCSLATAKRRIAAAEAKLREMFSQ